Proteins encoded together in one Psychrobacter sp. 28M-43 window:
- the carB gene encoding carbamoyl-phosphate synthase large subunit codes for MPKRTDIKSILIIGAGPIVIGQACEFDYSGAQACKALKEEGYRVILVNSNPATIMTDPVMADATYIEPITWQTVEQIIAKERPDAILPTMGGQTALNCALELDKHGVLTKYNCELIGATKDSIEMAEDRNLFDKAMKRIGLECPRAETAETMEEAFATQEKMGYPCIIRPSFTMGGSGGGIAYNRDEFIEICERGFDLSPNHQLLIDESLIGWKEYEMEVVRDKNDNCIIICAIENFDPMGVHTGDSITVAPAQTLTDKEYQIMRNASLAVLREIGVETGGSNVQFGINPDTGRMVVIEMNPRVSRSSALASKATGFPIAKIAAKLAIGYTLDELQNDITGGKTPASFEPALDYVVTKIPRFNFEKFPQADNILSTQMKSVGEVMAIGRNFQESMQKALRGMETGADGFDEQIDLSKVSAEKARSEIINRLTIPTPERIYYVADAFRVGMSVDEVFNFTKIDPWFLVQIEDIVKTEATVKSLGFGGLNEKNLRSFKRKGLSDLRLAKLLGISQKQLRKKRWDLNVYPVYKRVDTCAAEFATSTAYMYSTYDSECEANPTDKKKIMVIGGGPNRIGQGIEFDYCCVHAALAMREDGYETIMVNCNPETVSTDYDTSDRLYFEPITLEDVLEIVRIENPDGVIVQFGGQTPLKLARALESAGVKIIGTSPDAIDRAEDRERFQHMIQQLNLVQPSNALATSLEDGLVKAKDVGYPLVVRPSYVLGGRAMEIVYNEDELRHYLRTAVQASNEAPVLLDRFLDDAIEVDVDCVCDGTDVVIGGIMQHIEQAGVHSGDSACSLPPYSLSKELCDVMRAQTVAMAKELGVIGLMNVQFAVKGETVYILEVNPRAARTVPFVSKCIGTSLAQVAARCMAGTSLKDQGFTTEIVPAFYAVKEAVFPFAKFPGVDPILSPEMKSTGEVMGVGKTFGEAFYKAIIGSNERLPGLPTEGETKTVFISVRDSDKAQIAPIARQLADFGFKIVSTTGTQKVLSDAGIESQQINKVTEGRPHIVDALKNGKIDLIINTTEGKQAQEDSFSIRRSALQGKVFYVTTLGAADAVCKSYAIDLPFDVYKLQDLHEQAKSIDVAE; via the coding sequence ATGCCAAAACGTACCGACATAAAAAGCATTCTTATCATTGGCGCAGGCCCTATCGTCATCGGCCAAGCATGTGAGTTTGACTATTCAGGCGCACAGGCGTGTAAAGCACTAAAAGAAGAAGGCTACCGCGTCATCTTGGTCAACTCAAACCCTGCGACCATCATGACTGACCCTGTCATGGCTGACGCAACCTATATCGAGCCGATTACTTGGCAAACCGTTGAGCAAATCATTGCCAAAGAACGTCCAGATGCAATCTTGCCAACGATGGGCGGACAGACAGCACTAAACTGTGCGCTAGAGCTAGACAAGCACGGCGTATTGACCAAGTATAACTGTGAATTGATTGGCGCGACCAAAGACTCAATCGAGATGGCAGAAGACCGCAACTTGTTTGATAAAGCCATGAAGCGTATTGGCCTTGAGTGCCCTCGCGCTGAAACGGCTGAAACCATGGAAGAGGCCTTTGCGACTCAAGAAAAAATGGGCTATCCATGTATCATTCGTCCATCATTCACGATGGGTGGTTCAGGCGGCGGTATCGCTTATAACCGCGATGAGTTCATTGAAATCTGTGAGCGCGGTTTTGACTTGTCTCCAAACCATCAACTGCTTATCGATGAGTCATTGATCGGTTGGAAAGAGTACGAGATGGAAGTGGTTCGTGACAAAAACGACAACTGCATCATCATCTGTGCCATCGAAAACTTTGATCCAATGGGTGTGCATACAGGCGACTCAATCACCGTCGCACCAGCACAGACCTTGACCGACAAAGAATACCAAATCATGCGTAATGCGTCATTAGCAGTACTACGTGAGATTGGTGTTGAAACAGGCGGTTCAAACGTACAGTTCGGTATTAACCCTGATACCGGTCGCATGGTCGTCATTGAGATGAACCCACGCGTATCACGCTCGTCTGCCCTCGCCTCAAAAGCCACTGGCTTCCCGATTGCCAAAATCGCAGCGAAACTGGCCATTGGTTACACGCTAGACGAATTGCAAAACGATATCACTGGTGGCAAAACGCCAGCCAGCTTTGAGCCTGCGCTTGATTATGTCGTGACCAAGATACCTCGTTTTAACTTCGAAAAATTCCCACAAGCGGACAATATCTTATCGACTCAGATGAAGTCAGTCGGTGAAGTGATGGCGATTGGTCGTAACTTCCAAGAGTCTATGCAAAAAGCATTGCGCGGCATGGAAACAGGTGCGGATGGTTTTGATGAGCAAATTGACTTATCAAAAGTAAGCGCCGAAAAAGCACGTAGCGAAATCATCAACCGCCTAACCATTCCAACACCTGAGCGTATCTACTACGTTGCTGATGCATTCCGCGTCGGTATGAGTGTCGATGAAGTGTTTAACTTTACCAAGATTGACCCATGGTTCTTGGTACAGATCGAAGACATCGTTAAAACAGAAGCTACCGTAAAATCACTTGGTTTTGGCGGATTGAACGAGAAAAATCTACGTAGCTTTAAACGTAAAGGTTTATCAGATTTGCGTTTGGCTAAATTGCTTGGTATCTCACAAAAGCAGCTACGCAAAAAGCGTTGGGATCTAAACGTCTATCCAGTCTATAAGCGTGTCGATACCTGTGCAGCAGAGTTTGCTACTAGCACGGCTTATATGTACTCGACGTACGATAGCGAATGTGAAGCCAACCCGACAGACAAAAAGAAAATCATGGTTATCGGTGGCGGTCCTAACCGTATCGGCCAAGGTATTGAGTTTGATTACTGCTGTGTACATGCAGCGCTTGCCATGCGTGAAGATGGTTACGAGACCATCATGGTCAACTGTAACCCTGAAACGGTTTCAACCGATTATGACACTTCTGACCGTCTATACTTTGAGCCAATCACATTAGAAGACGTGCTAGAGATTGTTCGTATTGAAAACCCTGATGGCGTGATTGTACAGTTCGGTGGTCAAACACCATTGAAACTTGCTCGTGCACTAGAGTCAGCAGGCGTTAAAATCATAGGTACTAGCCCAGATGCAATCGACCGTGCCGAAGACCGTGAGCGCTTCCAGCACATGATTCAGCAGCTAAACCTAGTACAGCCATCAAACGCACTAGCAACCAGCTTAGAAGACGGCTTGGTTAAAGCAAAAGATGTAGGCTATCCATTGGTTGTACGTCCATCTTATGTATTAGGTGGTCGCGCGATGGAAATCGTCTACAACGAAGACGAGCTAAGACACTATCTACGTACTGCGGTACAAGCATCGAACGAAGCGCCTGTCCTACTAGATCGCTTCTTAGATGATGCTATCGAAGTTGACGTAGACTGTGTCTGTGATGGTACTGATGTCGTCATCGGCGGTATCATGCAGCATATCGAACAGGCTGGCGTTCACTCAGGCGACTCAGCATGCTCACTACCACCATATTCACTGTCTAAAGAGCTATGTGATGTGATGCGCGCACAAACGGTCGCTATGGCAAAAGAGCTAGGCGTTATCGGTCTAATGAACGTACAGTTCGCAGTAAAAGGCGAAACCGTATATATCCTAGAAGTGAACCCACGTGCTGCACGTACAGTACCTTTTGTCTCTAAGTGTATCGGTACTTCTTTAGCACAGGTTGCAGCGCGCTGTATGGCTGGTACTTCACTTAAAGATCAAGGCTTTACCACTGAGATTGTCCCAGCATTCTATGCGGTCAAAGAAGCGGTATTCCCATTCGCTAAGTTCCCAGGTGTTGACCCAATCTTGAGTCCTGAGATGAAATCAACGGGCGAAGTTATGGGCGTAGGCAAAACCTTTGGCGAAGCATTCTACAAGGCCATTATCGGTAGTAATGAGCGTCTGCCAGGCTTGCCAACTGAAGGCGAGACCAAAACGGTCTTTATCTCAGTTCGTGACAGTGACAAAGCGCAAATCGCTCCGATTGCTCGTCAGCTTGCCGACTTTGGCTTTAAGATTGTCTCGACCACTGGTACGCAAAAAGTACTGAGCGACGCTGGTATCGAAAGTCAGCAAATCAACAAGGTCACTGAAGGTCGCCCGCATATCGTTGATGCCTTGAAAAACGGCAAAATCGACCTTATCATCAATACAACTGAAGGTAAGCAAGCTCAAGAGGATTCGTTCTCTATTCGCCGTAGTGCGCTACAGGGTAAAGTATTCTACGTCACCACGTTAGGTGCCGCTGATGCCGTCTGCAAATCTTACGCGATTGACTTACCGTTTGATGTCTATAAGTTACAAGATTTACATGAGCAAGCAAAGTCTATTGACGTGGCTGAATAA
- the greA gene encoding transcription elongation factor GreA: MQRYPMTPQGHAALEAELKQLKSVDRPRITASIAEAREHGDLKENAEYHAAREQQGFCEARIRDIEAKLGGAQVIDPSTLPKEGRIVFGVSVVIENMDTEEEKQYKIVGDDEADFKAGKISVNSPIARGLIGKFEGDEVRIETPKGVVEYEVMKVIYD, translated from the coding sequence ATGCAACGTTACCCAATGACTCCGCAAGGACACGCGGCTCTAGAAGCCGAATTAAAACAGCTAAAAAGTGTCGACCGTCCACGTATCACAGCATCGATTGCTGAAGCACGCGAACACGGCGATTTGAAAGAAAATGCTGAATACCATGCTGCCCGCGAGCAGCAAGGTTTTTGTGAAGCACGTATCCGTGATATCGAAGCCAAACTTGGTGGCGCTCAAGTCATCGATCCTTCGACACTGCCAAAAGAAGGCCGTATCGTGTTTGGTGTCAGCGTCGTGATTGAAAACATGGACACCGAAGAAGAGAAACAGTACAAAATCGTTGGCGATGATGAGGCTGACTTTAAAGCTGGCAAAATCTCAGTCAACTCTCCAATCGCTCGTGGTTTGATTGGTAAATTCGAAGGCGACGAAGTGCGCATTGAAACGCCAAAAGGTGTAGTCGAATATGAAGTCATGAAAGTTATATACGACTAA
- a CDS encoding putative DNA modification/repair radical SAM protein — MANINYERLQGKLNILADAAKYDVSCSSSAGTRKNQGGGLGDASATGICHSYTEDGRCVSLLKILLTNHCIYDCAYCTSRKSNDTPRAAFSVEEVVDLTMQFYRRNYIEGLFLSSGIFKSGDYTMERLVEVAKLLRTRERFNGYIHLKTIPGASKELLLEAGLYADRLSVNIEIPTKSGLALLAPEKSHDQLKAPMETVKEEIITIRESRKTHKKAPKFTPAGQTSQMIVGASNETDLQVIQLSSHFYKTYDLKRVYYSGYVPMLSDNRLPAIGTPVPMVRENRLYQADWLMRFYGFGAHEIVEPESPFLDLDCDPKLAWAIRHREHFPVNIQTATYEMIVRIPGIGTKTAKKIVKARKFNQLTLYHLKKMGAAVNRAKYFIATTGKNEHLAHLTRDNFRQYVLAQTQTKFNDQRSGQLALF; from the coding sequence ATGGCAAACATCAATTATGAAAGATTACAGGGAAAACTCAATATTTTGGCTGATGCTGCCAAGTATGATGTTTCCTGCTCATCCTCCGCTGGTACGCGTAAAAACCAAGGCGGTGGTCTAGGCGATGCCTCAGCAACGGGTATCTGTCACAGCTATACCGAAGATGGTCGCTGCGTCAGCTTATTAAAGATTCTTTTGACCAATCACTGCATTTACGACTGTGCTTATTGCACCTCACGCAAGAGTAATGACACGCCGCGCGCTGCGTTCAGTGTGGAAGAAGTTGTCGACTTAACCATGCAGTTTTATCGCCGTAACTATATCGAAGGGCTATTTCTCAGCTCGGGCATTTTTAAAAGTGGCGACTATACAATGGAGCGACTGGTCGAAGTCGCTAAGCTCTTGCGTACGCGTGAACGCTTTAATGGTTACATCCATCTAAAGACCATCCCAGGTGCGTCAAAAGAACTGCTGCTAGAAGCAGGATTATATGCTGATCGTTTGAGCGTCAATATCGAGATTCCGACCAAATCAGGGTTGGCTTTGCTTGCGCCAGAGAAATCACATGATCAATTAAAAGCACCAATGGAGACGGTAAAAGAAGAAATCATCACCATTCGTGAAAGCCGTAAAACTCACAAGAAAGCGCCTAAGTTCACGCCAGCAGGTCAGACCAGTCAAATGATCGTTGGTGCGAGTAACGAGACTGACCTACAGGTAATTCAACTATCGAGTCACTTCTACAAAACGTACGACCTCAAACGGGTCTATTACTCAGGTTATGTACCTATGCTCTCTGACAATCGCTTGCCTGCGATTGGAACGCCTGTGCCAATGGTGCGGGAGAATCGTCTCTATCAGGCAGATTGGTTAATGCGCTTTTATGGTTTTGGTGCGCATGAGATTGTGGAGCCAGAGTCGCCATTTTTAGATTTAGACTGCGATCCAAAACTGGCTTGGGCAATACGCCATCGCGAGCATTTCCCAGTCAATATCCAGACAGCGACTTATGAAATGATAGTGCGTATCCCAGGTATCGGTACAAAGACTGCTAAAAAAATCGTTAAAGCACGTAAGTTCAATCAATTGACGCTATACCATCTAAAAAAGATGGGCGCTGCAGTCAATCGTGCTAAATACTTCATCGCGACCACTGGCAAAAACGAACACCTTGCTCATTTAACGCGCGACAATTTTCGTCAGTATGTATTGGCTCAAACGCAGACCAAGTTTAACGATCAGCGTAGCGGGCAGTTGGCTTTATTTTAG
- a CDS encoding TIGR03915 family putative DNA repair protein: MSALMQNYSYAVGQSTPSIVLYEPSFEGWLSAVFYVYANRLQNDVALKLTAQDCYVPSLIAQATSVATDEDKAERVLVKLNTLLGRSGMRNILWGFLSEKDDIGTTLFRVVKYAIDYPNRQIMQDLGNLDVLELVQTVKSVGREKHRMEAFVRFEHTTDDIYFARVEPDFNVLPLIGEHFRQRYQDQHWAIYDLTRGYGIYYDKSNSTPSRPAKLQTITDLDDTVLRNPASIHSPDEQRYQKFWQGYFTNVNIEERKNPKLHKQYLPQRYWKYLSEKQVLPNAEHLQKRR, from the coding sequence ATGTCAGCACTTATGCAAAATTACTCTTACGCTGTCGGTCAATCGACGCCTAGCATTGTACTGTATGAGCCTAGCTTTGAAGGTTGGCTGAGTGCGGTGTTTTATGTCTATGCCAATCGTCTACAAAACGATGTGGCGCTAAAGCTAACAGCTCAAGATTGCTATGTGCCATCACTCATCGCTCAGGCGACTAGCGTGGCAACTGATGAGGACAAAGCCGAGCGCGTGTTGGTCAAATTAAATACCCTATTGGGACGCTCAGGCATGCGAAATATTTTGTGGGGTTTTTTATCAGAGAAAGACGATATCGGTACGACATTGTTCCGCGTGGTCAAATACGCCATCGACTATCCCAATCGTCAAATCATGCAAGACCTAGGTAATTTAGATGTTCTCGAACTAGTGCAGACGGTAAAATCGGTTGGCCGTGAGAAACATCGTATGGAAGCGTTTGTACGTTTTGAGCATACAACTGATGATATTTACTTTGCACGTGTAGAGCCTGATTTTAATGTACTGCCACTAATCGGAGAGCACTTTCGTCAGCGCTATCAAGATCAACACTGGGCAATCTATGATCTAACTCGGGGCTACGGCATCTATTATGATAAAAGTAATAGCACGCCATCACGTCCAGCAAAGCTGCAAACCATCACCGATCTCGATGATACGGTATTACGCAATCCTGCTAGCATTCATAGTCCTGATGAGCAGCGCTATCAAAAATTTTGGCAAGGTTACTTTACTAACGTCAATATCGAAGAGCGCAAAAACCCTAAGCTGCATAAACAATATCTCCCTCAGCGCTACTGGAAATACTTGAGTGAAAAACAAGTACTGCCCAATGCTGAGCACTTACAAAAACGACGCTAA
- a CDS encoding glycosyltransferase family 4 protein, whose product MKVMRLLSSLKHDESERGIFHLGRALVKNEHTSIIVSSADEDNDLVRRLKRDGNIYHQLHVNKKSWLSLLQVSALRHLIEKYEPDVIHVHSRTPAWILHLALRRARVRRFPKLVSTMYGFYPINKYSQALLNVDTIITVSDSVTQYLKKGLRIEDVDPKVITRIYRGIDTRRYPYRHNPSVYWLRHTFAEYPELEHKKWLVFPTVIGNEYGQEWLIDILGNLQEQFPNIHVIIMDEDYKDGDVAHEDFRQRTNSLGLAERITYVGSKRNDMREWLSAANIVMALANEPESIGINALQAIHLGTPVIGWDQAAFSEILQPLYPQGLVKKYNANALCKAVRNQLESVTRPEMTNKFTMREMIEKTLEVYQSLHDAALAEEQAEADAIAVRRIKRSLKKASKPALNVAVKNIEPVAKNPKIKLTKEKSKTADNVHTVETAEDNQQL is encoded by the coding sequence ATGAAAGTTATGCGCTTACTGTCGTCTCTAAAGCATGATGAATCCGAGCGCGGCATTTTTCATCTTGGGCGGGCATTGGTCAAAAATGAGCATACCTCTATCATTGTCTCGAGTGCCGATGAAGATAATGACTTGGTTAGACGTCTCAAGCGCGATGGCAATATTTACCATCAGCTACATGTGAATAAAAAGTCTTGGCTATCGCTATTGCAAGTCTCTGCACTGCGGCATTTGATAGAAAAGTACGAACCCGATGTCATTCATGTACATTCGCGTACCCCTGCATGGATATTGCATTTGGCATTGCGCCGCGCACGCGTCAGGCGTTTTCCCAAACTGGTCTCGACCATGTATGGGTTTTATCCTATTAATAAGTACTCTCAGGCTCTACTCAATGTTGATACGATAATCACCGTATCTGATAGTGTCACGCAATACTTAAAAAAAGGACTGCGCATCGAAGACGTAGATCCTAAAGTCATCACACGTATCTATCGTGGTATCGATACTCGGCGCTACCCTTATCGTCATAACCCTTCGGTTTATTGGTTACGTCATACCTTTGCCGAGTACCCTGAGCTTGAGCACAAAAAATGGCTCGTATTCCCAACCGTCATCGGTAACGAGTATGGGCAAGAATGGCTGATAGATATCTTGGGTAACCTGCAAGAGCAGTTCCCAAATATTCACGTCATTATTATGGATGAAGACTATAAAGACGGCGATGTCGCTCATGAAGATTTTCGCCAACGCACAAACAGCTTGGGACTGGCGGAGCGCATTACCTATGTGGGTAGCAAGCGTAATGACATGCGGGAATGGCTATCGGCGGCCAATATTGTGATGGCACTTGCCAATGAGCCCGAGTCAATCGGTATCAATGCCCTACAAGCCATACACCTAGGTACGCCAGTCATTGGCTGGGATCAAGCCGCCTTTAGCGAGATTTTACAACCGCTCTACCCGCAAGGATTGGTTAAAAAATACAATGCCAATGCGCTTTGTAAAGCCGTTAGAAACCAGCTAGAAAGTGTCACACGTCCTGAAATGACCAACAAATTTACCATGCGTGAGATGATTGAAAAGACGCTTGAAGTCTATCAAAGCTTACATGATGCAGCGCTTGCCGAAGAACAAGCCGAAGCAGATGCTATCGCAGTTCGACGCATCAAACGCAGTCTAAAAAAAGCATCTAAACCTGCCCTAAATGTCGCTGTAAAAAATATCGAACCTGTTGCTAAAAATCCAAAAATAAAGCTAACCAAAGAAAAATCGAAGACAGCAGATAATGTCCATACGGTAGAAACAGCAGAAGACAATCAACAGCTATAA
- a CDS encoding cupin domain-containing protein yields the protein MPENHKPSSTTKSKAETAVTDSDNIENDVDSVDDKDVADVDIEIDDIDDNELNDSEADESLKEDIGKKINQLRLAKGYSQRKLAKLSGLTNTSISSIERNKVSPAVNTLKAILTVLGSDLTTFFSDEWKEPKARVIVTPKDLLELNEPNSKVSLKQVYNCSRTRNLGFLIETYQPNSSTEEKIAHEGEEIGTVIEGKIIIRIEDSTYLLNQGDSYVIDTIQPHTFINPTDSITRIVSAHTPTTY from the coding sequence ATGCCAGAGAACCACAAACCGAGTAGCACAACTAAAAGTAAGGCAGAAACTGCTGTCACTGATAGTGATAACATTGAGAACGATGTTGATAGTGTCGATGACAAAGATGTAGCTGATGTTGATATTGAAATAGATGATATCGATGATAATGAACTGAATGATTCTGAAGCAGATGAATCGTTGAAGGAAGATATTGGCAAAAAGATTAACCAGCTGCGTCTAGCAAAAGGTTACTCGCAACGTAAATTGGCAAAACTGTCAGGGTTGACAAACACGTCTATCAGCTCAATTGAGCGCAATAAGGTCAGTCCAGCGGTCAATACGTTAAAGGCAATTTTGACAGTATTGGGTTCTGATCTGACCACGTTTTTTAGTGACGAGTGGAAAGAGCCAAAGGCTAGAGTAATCGTCACGCCAAAAGATCTATTAGAGCTCAATGAACCCAATAGCAAAGTGTCACTAAAGCAGGTATATAACTGCAGCAGGACAAGAAACTTGGGGTTCTTGATCGAGACCTATCAGCCAAATAGCTCAACAGAAGAAAAAATCGCTCATGAAGGGGAGGAGATTGGTACGGTCATCGAGGGTAAGATTATTATCCGTATCGAAGACAGCACCTATTTGTTAAATCAAGGTGATAGCTATGTGATTGATACCATTCAACCGCATACTTTTATTAATCCTACCGATAGCATCACCCGTATCGTAAGTGCCCATACACCGACGACTTATTAA
- a CDS encoding gamma-glutamyl-gamma-aminobutyrate hydrolase family protein: MKNSRPIIAIVSCHKMVDGQSAQAVYQKYIDAVNFYGGNPILLPNTAADSENFDALLEIADGILLTGSYSNVAPTRYGATHTEAKQDLGRDELSFKLLAYADEKNIPLFAVCRGLQEMNVHFGGTLYPDWRDIDGFYEQHLEDNTQPLEVQYQPIHDVIIQPQGRLAAFGEKWHVNSLHKQAINKVGERLFVEALAPDGLVEAISLLQHPFMIGVQWHPELNYAQDSLSKFLFTEFIHHAREPQTE; encoded by the coding sequence ATGAAAAATTCCAGACCTATTATTGCTATTGTGTCTTGTCATAAGATGGTTGACGGACAGTCAGCACAGGCGGTATATCAAAAATACATCGATGCAGTAAACTTTTATGGTGGCAATCCTATACTGCTGCCAAACACAGCTGCTGACAGCGAAAACTTCGATGCGCTGCTCGAAATAGCAGATGGCATTTTATTGACTGGTAGTTATAGCAATGTAGCCCCAACTCGTTATGGCGCGACACATACTGAAGCCAAACAAGACCTAGGCCGTGATGAGCTGAGCTTCAAGTTATTGGCTTATGCAGACGAAAAAAACATTCCGCTATTTGCAGTTTGCCGAGGCTTGCAAGAGATGAATGTTCATTTTGGTGGCACGCTATATCCTGACTGGCGTGATATCGATGGGTTTTATGAGCAGCATTTAGAAGACAATACCCAGCCGCTTGAGGTGCAGTATCAGCCCATACATGATGTCATCATTCAACCTCAAGGAAGGCTGGCAGCATTTGGTGAAAAGTGGCACGTCAACTCATTGCACAAACAAGCCATCAATAAAGTAGGCGAGCGTTTATTTGTAGAAGCGTTAGCGCCTGATGGTCTGGTAGAGGCTATCAGCTTGTTACAACATCCATTTATGATTGGTGTACAATGGCATCCTGAGTTAAATTATGCGCAAGATAGCTTGTCCAAATTTCTATTCACGGAATTTATTCACCATGCCAGAGAACCACAAACCGAGTAG
- a CDS encoding glutamine synthetase family protein — MMTTNGMVKSANSTEYVYVAAGDINGLLRGKRIPFDQMEKAENGAIRLPLSILGVDIWGADVIESSQCNGDIDAIARPTGRAAYPLLNTSAPSSLLPIWLYTEDNEPYYGDARHVLDYISKKFKALGLTPVMATELEFYLVDYTEGETPKPPIRPKSGLRLNKTSILSINDLLQFDEFLDEVYEQCEKLDIPVDAALAENGCGQFEINLLHVDDPLKAADDAILFKQVVKAVAARRKLTATFMAKPFGLQSGNGFHVHCSLLDKDGNNVFDDGSDEGSDMLRHAVAGLLKTMSDCTLLFAPHVNSYRRFTPGTLAPNNVSWGYENRTAAVRIPGGDTKARRIEHRVSGADANPYLVCSAVLAGMLYGIENKLEAPEPINSITYDAAELKTLPLDWLSAIRQFESSDLVDSLFPSEMIELLIAVKKQEAKRFAQQVTNLEYLTYLQDV, encoded by the coding sequence ATGATGACAACCAATGGAATGGTCAAATCTGCAAACAGCACAGAGTACGTCTATGTTGCCGCAGGAGATATCAATGGCTTACTTCGTGGTAAGCGCATCCCTTTTGATCAAATGGAAAAAGCAGAAAACGGTGCAATCCGATTACCTCTGTCAATCTTAGGTGTCGATATATGGGGCGCTGATGTCATCGAGTCTTCGCAGTGCAATGGTGATATCGATGCCATTGCCCGTCCAACTGGTCGTGCTGCTTATCCGCTTCTCAATACCAGTGCCCCTTCATCGCTACTACCTATTTGGCTATATACCGAAGACAATGAGCCTTACTACGGTGATGCCCGCCACGTTTTGGACTACATCAGCAAAAAGTTCAAAGCACTGGGACTGACGCCAGTGATGGCAACCGAGCTAGAGTTTTATTTAGTTGACTATACCGAGGGAGAGACACCCAAGCCTCCTATCCGCCCCAAGAGTGGCCTAAGACTAAATAAGACATCCATCTTAAGTATCAATGACCTATTGCAATTCGATGAATTTTTAGACGAAGTCTACGAGCAGTGTGAAAAGCTCGATATCCCTGTTGATGCGGCACTAGCGGAAAATGGTTGTGGTCAGTTTGAGATCAATTTATTACACGTCGATGATCCATTAAAAGCTGCTGACGACGCGATTTTGTTTAAACAAGTGGTCAAAGCTGTGGCAGCTCGTCGTAAGCTTACCGCCACCTTTATGGCAAAACCTTTTGGCCTACAGTCTGGCAATGGCTTTCATGTGCATTGCAGCTTATTAGACAAAGATGGTAACAACGTATTCGATGATGGATCAGATGAAGGCTCAGATATGTTGCGTCATGCAGTGGCTGGCCTACTAAAGACCATGTCAGATTGCACCTTATTGTTTGCACCGCATGTCAACTCTTACCGCCGCTTTACCCCCGGTACATTGGCCCCAAACAACGTGTCATGGGGTTATGAGAACCGCACCGCAGCTGTACGTATCCCCGGCGGTGACACAAAAGCACGCCGTATCGAGCACCGTGTATCTGGCGCAGATGCCAACCCTTATCTAGTTTGTAGCGCAGTATTGGCGGGTATGCTGTATGGTATCGAAAACAAGCTTGAAGCACCTGAGCCGATTAATAGTATTACTTATGATGCAGCAGAACTAAAAACCTTACCGTTGGACTGGCTCTCAGCCATTCGTCAATTTGAGAGCAGCGATCTGGTTGACTCACTATTTCCAAGCGAGATGATTGAGCTATTGATTGCGGTCAAAAAGCAAGAGGCCAAACGTTTTGCTCAGCAAGTGACCAACCTTGAATACCTCACCTATTTACAGGATGTTTGA